Proteins encoded by one window of Leptospira barantonii:
- a CDS encoding efflux RND transporter permease subunit gives MKIINSVVETALRYRLFTMIVAVFSLMVGIWSWIDIRKEAYSDIADTQVRIVAKFPGKATLEVEERVTMPIERVLHSTPNLIVRRSRTINGLVVFQFVFEEGTDDYFARMRLMEKVRDAVIPEEVTPTLAPMSSPVGEVYRYVVESTSGNHTPMDLRSIQDWIVIPKMLQVSGIADVVTFGGLPKQFHVVTTPEKLIRYSVTVSDVIEAVKSNNLNTGGNFLLQGEQSLPIRSLGAIRTPEDIENIVVKTVNGVPVYVKDIGSVEISHPIPSGVLGYTVQNDQEGLIDVDSAVQGLVAMRRWVEPNAFGERVRAKVKEINERYMPEGTRIRNTYDRGDLVKYTLRTVGTTLLEGIAVVSLVVIFFIGSLKASVVVVMTIPFALLFSFTMMNSTGISASLLSLGAVDFGIVVDSAVVMVENIMRRYKNATTAEKQKGIVRFTYDCASEVATEILFAILIIILAYLPIFSFERIEGRLFKPMAFTLSFAIFGALLFTMTVVPVIMSYFYRNYFESKNPGPIEWHNPVYHWIEEKYSIIVHYLVERSKRVVTIAFTGVTGLLIIGMMSLGTEFLPSLDEGGFTLRLYFPVGISLPEAKKFVPKVRALIYKNEQVNMILSQYGRNDDGTDPLPPNRLEVYVGLKDYKDWKDKITKEQLLIRMRNELEEGLPGVRVSFSQPIMDNLSEAIMGTIADLAVFVGGQDLKVMRHISEQILHIVANMKGSSEYGIEQEGPAPQMVIRIKREVAARYGINVKDIQNVIEAAVGMEPISNLYEGPMDNPPKERALFGIAVRFAKDYRQSAREIANIPIISPKGERIPLSELADITQEDSPTMIFRQDGKRTITVRLNVRGRDQGGFVSELQQRVKKEVQIPDGYEIRYGGQYENLARVGKQLAIVIPLTIGIIFGLLYMLYRDLKSVIVALSCIPLSLLGGIYALLARGYYFNVSAGVGFISLFGIATMAGILFVSKANHMRYDDLTMSIREASIQSAVTQLRPRLMTMLLALLGLIPATMASGVGSDVQRPLATVMVGGLASALLLVLTVMPSLYILVMEGKDDVKNTTGSKKNLSGDYVSVYPEPEIYSTIDYDDEPEEPVGNGKNGKKTKSTKLKKTKKTRT, from the coding sequence ATGAAAATCATCAATAGCGTCGTAGAAACCGCACTTAGATATAGATTATTCACGATGATCGTGGCCGTTTTTTCCCTAATGGTGGGAATTTGGTCATGGATCGATATTAGAAAAGAAGCATATTCCGATATCGCAGATACGCAGGTTCGTATCGTCGCGAAGTTTCCCGGGAAAGCCACTCTCGAAGTGGAAGAGCGCGTAACGATGCCGATCGAACGCGTTCTTCATTCCACTCCAAACCTGATCGTTCGTAGATCGAGAACCATCAACGGTCTTGTCGTATTCCAATTCGTTTTCGAAGAAGGAACCGACGATTACTTTGCGCGTATGCGTTTGATGGAGAAGGTGAGGGACGCGGTCATTCCGGAAGAAGTCACTCCGACTCTCGCTCCGATGAGTTCTCCCGTGGGAGAGGTGTATCGTTACGTAGTGGAATCTACGTCAGGAAACCATACTCCGATGGATCTCAGAAGTATTCAGGATTGGATCGTGATTCCGAAGATGCTTCAGGTTTCGGGGATTGCGGACGTGGTTACGTTCGGCGGTCTTCCGAAACAATTTCACGTCGTAACTACTCCTGAAAAATTGATTCGATACAGCGTGACCGTTTCGGACGTAATCGAGGCAGTCAAAAGCAACAACTTGAATACGGGCGGGAACTTTCTCTTACAAGGGGAACAATCCCTTCCGATCCGTTCTTTGGGAGCCATCCGGACTCCGGAAGATATCGAAAACATCGTAGTTAAAACCGTGAACGGGGTTCCGGTTTACGTGAAAGACATTGGTTCTGTCGAAATTTCTCATCCGATTCCGAGCGGGGTTCTCGGCTACACCGTTCAAAACGACCAAGAAGGTTTGATCGACGTTGACTCCGCCGTTCAAGGTTTGGTTGCGATGAGAAGATGGGTGGAACCGAACGCTTTCGGGGAACGGGTTCGCGCCAAAGTCAAAGAAATCAACGAACGTTATATGCCCGAAGGTACTCGTATACGAAACACATACGATCGCGGGGATCTTGTAAAATATACTTTAAGAACGGTGGGAACCACTCTCCTCGAAGGGATCGCGGTCGTGAGTTTGGTCGTGATTTTCTTTATCGGAAGTTTAAAGGCTTCGGTCGTGGTCGTGATGACGATCCCGTTTGCGCTTCTCTTTTCGTTTACGATGATGAACTCCACGGGAATTTCAGCGAGTCTTCTTTCCCTGGGTGCGGTCGACTTCGGGATCGTCGTGGATAGCGCGGTCGTGATGGTCGAAAACATCATGAGGCGGTATAAGAACGCCACCACCGCCGAAAAACAAAAAGGAATTGTACGTTTTACTTACGATTGCGCCTCCGAGGTTGCGACCGAAATTCTTTTCGCGATTCTCATCATCATTCTTGCATACTTGCCGATCTTCTCGTTTGAAAGAATCGAAGGTAGACTCTTTAAACCGATGGCGTTTACACTTTCGTTCGCTATCTTCGGTGCGCTTCTGTTTACGATGACCGTGGTTCCTGTAATCATGTCCTACTTTTACAGAAACTACTTCGAGTCCAAAAATCCGGGACCGATCGAATGGCATAACCCGGTGTATCATTGGATCGAGGAAAAATATTCGATCATCGTTCACTATCTCGTGGAACGATCCAAACGAGTCGTTACGATCGCGTTCACCGGTGTGACCGGTCTTTTGATCATAGGAATGATGTCGCTTGGAACCGAATTCTTACCTTCTTTGGATGAAGGTGGGTTTACTCTAAGACTTTATTTCCCGGTCGGGATCTCTCTTCCCGAAGCGAAGAAGTTCGTTCCAAAGGTTCGCGCCTTGATCTACAAAAACGAACAGGTCAACATGATTCTTTCCCAATATGGGAGAAACGACGACGGAACCGATCCTCTACCTCCGAACCGTCTCGAAGTCTATGTCGGATTAAAAGATTATAAGGATTGGAAGGACAAGATCACAAAGGAACAACTTCTGATCCGAATGCGTAACGAGCTCGAAGAAGGATTGCCCGGGGTTCGAGTCAGCTTTTCGCAACCGATTATGGATAACCTTTCCGAAGCGATCATGGGAACGATCGCGGACTTGGCGGTTTTTGTCGGCGGACAAGACTTAAAAGTGATGCGGCATATATCCGAACAGATTCTACATATTGTAGCCAACATGAAAGGTTCCAGCGAATACGGGATCGAACAGGAAGGCCCCGCACCTCAGATGGTGATCCGAATCAAACGGGAAGTTGCGGCTCGTTACGGTATCAACGTTAAAGATATTCAAAACGTTATCGAAGCCGCGGTCGGTATGGAACCGATCAGCAATTTATACGAAGGGCCGATGGACAATCCTCCGAAGGAACGTGCGTTATTCGGAATCGCGGTTCGTTTCGCCAAGGATTATCGTCAATCGGCGAGAGAGATCGCCAACATTCCGATTATCTCGCCTAAGGGAGAAAGGATTCCTCTTTCCGAGTTGGCGGACATCACTCAGGAAGATTCGCCGACGATGATCTTTCGTCAGGACGGAAAAAGAACGATTACGGTTCGTTTGAACGTTCGCGGTCGGGATCAGGGCGGTTTCGTTTCCGAACTTCAACAAAGAGTGAAGAAGGAAGTGCAGATTCCGGACGGATACGAGATTCGTTACGGAGGTCAGTATGAGAACCTGGCCCGAGTCGGGAAACAGCTCGCGATCGTGATTCCATTGACGATCGGAATCATATTCGGACTTCTTTATATGCTCTATCGAGACTTAAAGTCCGTAATCGTCGCTCTTTCTTGTATCCCCTTATCGCTGTTAGGCGGTATTTATGCCCTCCTTGCAAGAGGATATTACTTCAACGTCTCCGCGGGGGTGGGATTTATTTCTCTCTTCGGTATTGCTACGATGGCCGGGATTTTGTTCGTCTCAAAAGCGAATCACATGCGTTACGACGATCTTACGATGTCGATTCGAGAGGCTTCGATCCAATCTGCGGTGACACAACTCCGACCTCGTTTGATGACGATGCTTCTTGCACTTCTTGGTTTGATTCCCGCGACGATGGCTTCCGGCGTCGGTTCGGACGTACAAAGACCTCTGGCGACCGTGATGGTGGGTGGACTTGCTTCCGCGTTGCTTCTTGTTTTGACGGTGATGCCGAGTCTTTACATTCTCGTGATGGAAGGTAAGGACGATGTAAAAAATACGACCGGTTCTAAAAAGAATTTAAGTGGAGATTACGTTTCCGTTTATCCGGAACCGGAAATTTATTCCACGATCGACTACGACGATGAGCCGGAAGAGCCTGTCGGTAACGGAAAGAACGGAAAAAAGACTAAGTCCACCAAATTGAAAAAAACGAAGAAGACTCGAACGTAG